The Phragmites australis chromosome 13, lpPhrAust1.1, whole genome shotgun sequence DNA window GTGCCTCTATGAAAATACCTAAAGCCAAAGCCAAATAGAGCTCTCcctactctattttagtgtgagatttgagaagaaaagtgagttaggtTGAGAAATTAAAatattgagtgcaagtgagctaaatttcatctttagcacttgagttcatcgacATGAAGTTCGGAAattatttgttactcttggggattcaatccctaggcggctaggcatcgctggcgagcacccaaggttgtagTGTGCCGTGAAAGTTTGTAAAGACTTCGATTTTGCCTCCACATGGGAacaaatcaagagtgaaagttAAGCTCAAAAGTGACCGAGCTTGAAGAGGAAAAGGGCTAAGAGAGACCTAGATCAAGGTGATCGAGCCCCTCAATAGAGAGTAGGACCCTCTAATTGAGGTGTCTGAAATTCGGAAAATAAATcacgtgtctcctctcttgtttcttattcttgaatttttgttcattatttgtgcatattgctcgatctactttcttgtgagGTTTGAGCTGCATGTACTTGATAAAATAGGTTAGAATACATTCACTTGTGCTAGATAATTCGTGGATCTGATCCACGTTGAGTTGTATAGGCATCTACTTGAGTTTTCCCTAAAATCTTCATATTATTCATAGATTTCTGTTGAACCTTTGTAATTTACGGAGCTTTCAAAAAATTTACGGACTGTCCGCATATTACTAATCCGCTAcatttagtttgtaaaaaaTTTCAGAATACGTGTATTCACCCCTTCTATGCGACGTCAGATCTCTTTTCAATTACAATCAGTAGTAGTTATGTGGCGGGATGGTGAGGAGGTTTCGCACGAGCTGAGATGTTTCAAGTTCAAGTGGCAAGAACCGTACGTGAAAAATGTGTGACTTATGATGTCGCGACCACGGGGTACTAGGTCggtcttttttttgttttttatgtaaaaaatatcgattcggggaCCGATTATCGTATATGgaatcgtctgtgaaaatcaGTTTTCACACGTAGTTCGTTTAAGGAACCATCTATGAAAATCTATTTTAATAGACAGTTCGTTTAAATAAACTACCTGTGATAATAAATTTTCATATACGGTGTCTTGTGCGCCtataaaaatcatctatttttaTAGGTCAAATAGCTTTTTTAAAAGTAATCTCCATGCACATGAATGATCGCTAGTTGTCTATCACCAGAGTCCGAGATGATATATTCTATAAACCAGCTGGTTTCTGAACTGCACGGGTTTCCAATTCGGAATGCCGGCCGTACGCATGTGTACGTACTCGTACCGATTCCGGCGATGTTCAATCGATCAGGGACCTATCGCATCTACGCACTTATGCAGCACTTACATAATTCGATGAAAGGGACCATCTATGTGCACGAAGTACTACATCCGCGATAGTCATAGCATGCGATGCGTGCACGAGGCTAAGATCGATGGAGTCCGGCGTTCGTTTGTCACCCATATGAATGGCTATAAAGCTATATCCACCTTGTCTCTATGTACGTTGTACAAGCTTAACAGCACGTACGTGAGCACATGTGTTGATCTTAGCTAGGACCACGTAAGTACGTACGTTAGTTTGAGTAGCAAATGGATTAAAAGGCTAATGCTTATACATgcgtctgtttttttttttattcagtCGATGAATCTCTGACCATCGGATAGAGATCTAAAGATTTAAGTCGTTTTTTCAACCTCTTGACAAATGGACGAGACCCCAAGAAGCGAACCTCTCGCCCCGCCCCACCCCACCCTGCCTTCCACCGTCTCCAGCGTAGCCCCACCAGTCGAATCCGCATCCATAACCCACCGTTACGTTAACCTCTTAATTTTAGAGCTCTCACATCCTAATACGAACCCATCCGATAGTCCTCTGCTACCTGTAGCCCCGTCCTGCGCTTGTCTCCTCCGCCACCCCCTCCTCTAACCCTGTTGGTAGCCGCCGTTTTTTATGGTCAGGGAGATCGAGCTCGTTTTAAGACACCTGATAATTTGAAAGTATGGAATTGAAATAGCTAGCTAGTCCATGCATATGCACGCTTTTTCAGTATTTTGTTTCGTCTTCCCCGCTCTACCAATATCAGAAAAATGAGTGCCGACCCACGTACAAATGTGCGTGATTGCGTCAACGTCCGTAGACCATCCATCCAGACTCCAGTACGTACTTAcacgaagaaaaaaaaaaggataagtaGTGCTACTTTCGTTAGCGTTAACCTTTCTCGAGAGTGCACATGGATGCTTGCTTGCATGGTGAAAGGCGATTCAAGCAAATGCCACCCGCTGCAAGTAGATCGAGTTGGACATGTCACCAGCCATGATATGCAACATCTGAATTGTAACGCAAGTGGTTCGTCAAAAAGATTTGTAACGCAAATAAACTGATGGTCACTTATTATGAAGCTTTAGCTCTTTTCCAAAGAGGACCTTGCTTTTCTATGATCGATCAGGCTGCAAAAGAAGGCCGTCAAGGACCACCGAAAACAATGTATGGATATATGATGGCTCGATCAAAGATGCCATCTTGTAATCCCCCTACTTGCTAATGGAATATTGTGTGGTACGTGCAACTACGTTGCCTTTCAAACCCAAAAGCCATGCCAATTTGacaaaaagaacaaaatcaTGCATGTCCTGCACTGGCCATCATCCATCGGCTACCAATGCAACAACCGCCAGCAAACTACTCCATCTTCCGATTACAAATATAAGTTGTTTTAAATTTgtgtataaaaattaaaaaatagattaaatgatattattgctatttatttattctgtattaaaaaacataaattatttatttgtgaggtggttatatttattaaataaaagcAAGAAGTGTAAAAAAGTACATAGAAGttcttatatttataaaatagttGAGAGACTCAAatgacctatatttgcaatcaaTGGAGTACCACTTTTACTGCAACTACGTACATTGAAATCATATGGTCATCTTTGCTTCTGATGCTAGCTAATGCAGTCCACAGATCGCGTTTAATCATCTGGCGAGAAAGCTGCAGCTGCTAATTAATCGAGGTAAGCAAGGTGACGTGGCGGAGTTCTATTCGATGAGTTCGTGTTTAACTAATGGTTGGTCGTTAGTGATTTGATGTGGGATTTGTTTACTCTACTATATGTTCTGTCATTGCTGTGTTTGTTTTTCTGAGTGCATGTGGGAATCATATTCCTTTGGATCTTGGCTATACTCATAATTGGATGTCGTTTTAGAAAATgtttgatcaaacttttaaaactttgactaacaacagttttaaaaatatttagtttgtaaaacttaaaaatcatatgtgtagatttatctaaaaaatactttcataatatcacaaattcaatgaattttataaatatattttagtagaaatagtggtcaaagttatGCATTGAAGACCGTGTATTAtctaaaatgatatatatttatgaccggagggaaTAACATTTATTGCGTGGAAAATAAGACTGGTATTGTGAATGAAGTTACTTAATAGAGGGGTAAgatttaaaaatttagattaaAGTTACTTTAAAATTGTAGAACGTCATGTATTTTGAacattatagaaaaaataaaatgccGTCTATTTTGAGATAGACGGAGGATAAGCTTATTAAAATATGTCAAGGTTTTGCTGTGATAGGGAAATATGTGTGCAGAATAATTGAACAATGCTAGTTAGCTCTACACTTTCTCTTGAAAACATGCACACTCATTTCTTTCTTAAACTCATTTGCAACCTCACTACTCATTGGAGGAGTGCTTCGATCCCTGTATAGTTTGTATCCTAAGTTATGTATTTGTATTTGCTGCTCACTATGTTTTTGTGAGAAAGTTGAAACATAAAAACACCATCCGCGTTTTTAGTTGCATGCAATCAGTCCTTATTTCCAAGATTCAACCAAGCACAATGTGACATGTGGAACCCCTGCATCAATGCAAGGGCCCTCCGCATGCAGGTCTACTCCTCTAGGTGGCCGGCCGCTAGTGTTGGCCtactctgcatgcatgcatgcatccatggtCCTTCACAAGTGTCCCCTCTATCCGATGGTTTCCCTGAAAGCAGTTCTTGTTTTTTCCCAGTTACTGGCTGCTACATGCACTCCAAACTCACGAGTCATAAGCATGAGCACACACATGCAATGGTGGCGTCCGATTGGATCAGTCCCGTACGGACCCCAAAACAAAGCAGCGCACGTACACTGAATCCATGCCATGGCAACCTGCGGGCCGGTGACCATAAACGGCGCCGCGAAACGCCATGATCTCTCCCAGCCCCCGCACTAGCTTTCGGTCATGTGAGCATTGACTAATCGCAACGCATGATCACGGGCAGAAACTAACCTTTATACTTTTAGTCGCAACCGATCGGTCGATTAGCTTCGTAATGATGGCTAGCTAGCTTGTTTGCCAAGACCTAGCCAGCGACCGGTCGAACGATCGATGGTGCGTGACCGGCCGGCGAGTAGCTTAGTTAATTGCGCGGCGCGCTTTTGACCGAGCTAGTTGGAGGTAGGCTGGGGCTCTCAGCCGCGCGCGTGCTCGGTGGTTGAACCCCACCAGCGGGCCGCGGCGCGCGCACCAGCCTCGAGCCGCGCACGCACTGCGCGCGTCGCCGACGGCCACGGCTTTGCTGTGAAAGCTTGGCTAGCCGAGAAGCGGCTAGGCCAGAGGCACGCAGGCGCCGATGCGTCGTCTCGTGATTCATGCGCGCGCTGCTAGCTGCCCCTGATCCACTGTTGCAGCGGCGCGCGGTGCTGTGCCGGCGTACACGTAACTGACTGTGCGCGTGCGACTAACATCCCAAAAATCCcagcaaaatttaaaataaaaaaccaaattTCATACCTTTTTCCTTTCCCTACCCTTTCTTTGGCTCAATCTGATCCAACACCTCTCTGCGGCCcactttctccttttctctcccttttCCACCGCGGCCCAGCTCGCCCTTCTGGCCCACTGGCCCAGTCGGTTTGTCGCCTTTCCCCCTTTCTTCTACCTCTTGCTCCCGCTGCTCGCACGCACGCGCCTGAGCTCACCAACCGTTGGACCCCGCCGTAGAGCCGCGACAACGTCACCCGCCTAACCTCTGCCCCGTACCAACAACAAAGTCATCGTCCATACTGCCATCTCGCCACTCCTCTTCCTCTACCATCGTGCACGATGACAGCATCTGAAAGCTTCGCCAGTGCAAGCATGCGCGCATCCAAAGCCGCTACATCGTTGCATTAGGTTGCCGTTGATAAGTCGTCACGCCGTACCGCACGTGGAGCTCCATCGTTGGTCCCCACCATCAGCACTGTCACTCCCCGACCGCTTACAAAAGCCGGCCACTCACTCCTCCGCACCTCACCACCACTCGTTGAGATCACCAAGGCATTCTTTGccccctctcctttctctcttcctTCCTCGCCGTCGATGATGGCACATGTCGTCGATCTGTTCCCTGGAGCCACCGCCGGCCAATTGTGCCCCGCAGAGAGCTTCACCCGACCaccctccacctcctcgcccCTCTACCtagcctctccctctctctcctaaACTTTCACCAAATCGCCATGGCCATCGGGCTCCGTCCCCATCACCGACCCCCAGTGGTACTCCCCCGGTCGAACTAAGCACAGAGCCAACCTCCCCACCGCCCTGGGCTCACTCCCGACACCCTAACATCCTGCCCAAACTGCCTCTCCGCGTTTTCCTATATCGGCCGCCGTCATTCCCAACTCCAGCAAGCTAATGGCACTGTTCTACCAGCTGCCCACCATTGAAATGCCCGCCAGTGGCTTCATCGTGCCATGTTGGTCCTCCTGGACCGGCTTTCGCTCCAATCAGAGGCCAGGAGCCGGTGGCGGCGAGCTCTCCGGTAAGCCCCTGCCACGGATGTCCTAGAGCCACGTGCACGTCCGGGTTGGTCGCCACGTCGACACCACCTCGCCACCGACCCCGCCCCTTTAACCCAGTTAGCTGCCATGTCAACGTAGTCCATGAACCTAGCCTACAACCTAGTAACCTTGTTGACTAGAGCACATATGGTGCATAGGTCCATGAACCTAGCCTACAGCCTAGTAACCATGTTAATCAAGTCAACTTTACTGTTGATTggccccaccggtcagcctctcggattttttctattttccaaaaatatttataaattctagaaatCTTTTGTAAGagaatattctccccttttctGTTTTCTGAATTTATTTTCCAGCCAACTTTCGAAGCCTATATCTTCTCTGTTTTAACACCGATTTCAATGATTCTttcaccgatattcatctaaattcaaattctattCATTATCatcatttttataatttttgaagtttagttgtgttttgtgtgtatttatttgtgttgtttgtgtATCCCGCTTTAGAGACCGGAGAGTttgaggagaaggaggagcatGGACCATAGGATTTCGAATAGGACCCTCTCGAGATTTCAGCGGAGACAAGTTTCAATTTGTTTCCCTCATTGATCGTATTGAACCTAAGTTTTATCACTATAACCCGTAGCAGtcatttttcatcaaataattGTATGAAGTATTACTTATCagtataatttgaattattgatCTAGTTATGTCTTATTTTAGATTAGCCAACCTGATTATTTTTTATTCGAATATAACCTTGGTAACTCTATGATATTCTTCTCATTAATTTTAATTACACAAAGACGAACAACTTGTTACTAAGTATGCTTAGGATCCTGTATTTTACTATTATTTAATGCttaattataattaattttGCAAAATATATGAAACACGATGCTTTGGTGTTGTGTGAGTTATCAGGATTGAATAATTTATGGGAGTTTAACAAAAGTAAGCAAATCTGTTAGAATTGGGGGAGAGTAGAATTCCAGTCAGGAATGCTTATGGGGTTTTTAGTGTTTCCTATGTGGCAAGTTTATCATGGGGACGTTTGTTTTAGCTCGATTAAGGATTGAGTTGGTGTGACATCTTAACTAGTCTTTATAGTATAATTTTCGTAGTACAACCACCTGACCGTATGTGCGCCAGGACTTAGTCTAACTGCTAGTTAGTCTACTAGTCATCCGGAGGTAGAAGTGCAACGGGGCCCAAGGAGCGGGTGTAAGCATATACAAGCTTGTCGACCTGGTTGGAGGCCTAATTTGAAGGTTAGGAACCTCTTATTAGCTCCCATAGATGCTAAGGTGTGTAATTATTTTATTGAGTCACACTCAACAGTGGTATCTTGTCAGACTCAGCTTTGGGGTAAAGTGTACCATtctgcagaggtaaaactattcgaatagccgtgtctacGGTCATGGACGAACTACGATTTGGCCACAACAACTATCATAGGTGCGCctgtttttgaaaataggtttGATATTATGCAGTGGGTTGCTATGTATGGATTGTCCGATAACGTTAAAACTTGAGCTCTAGTGATCTTCAACCATAGCTGAATCCCTCCTTCATTTAATAACgatgatatattttttcacaaACCCTCCTTATAAAAAAATCTTTGCATCTGTTTACTTGGTATTTTCTCAAAAATTAAGCTTACAACCGTACCTTATCGATATTGTATGCTCGCGAGCCTCTACGGAGCACTTTATATATTACTAATTTGGTGAATTTATTTCATCATTTATTTGTTGtataattatattatcattTGTTGTAAAATTTGTACTTACTAATAATTTATCTAAAAACTAGTATAATAAAGTTTTAAACACCGAGACGACCCCGGCGCTTCAATGCGTCACTTTGCTGTCTGCGCGGCGCGATCGAATCGATTGGTGGTTCTCCTCGCGACGAGGGAGGTATCGCAGGGCCCGGTCAACAGGAACGATGTGATGCACATCACAGTGCGGGAGCTGCTGCGGTCGTGCCCACTGCAGACATATTCACGCGTGTGCTAGCCAGGTAGCCAGCTCGTGCTGCGTGGTACGTAAGATCACTGTCGAAGAATTATATTGGATCCGCTCGTGGGCAAACATACCAAGCGGATATGTGTTCTCTGGAGAAAACTCCATCGCAGAATGATCATGTAATCCTGGGCTCGTCGTGGCTAGCTAGTTCACGCCGTGTCATGGTTTCCGGCCTGCAAGATTATGGTGGCCCTGGCAGCTCGTTAAATTTCTCTCCACCGAGTAGAAAGCCAGCATAGCTTGGCTGGCCCATTTTTGTATGGGCTGTTCTAAGGATGAAAAGGAGAGAGTGATAGGCCTTCAGCCGGCTAGCCCAGTTAGGTAGGAAGGCTGGttcctgcttttttttttttgagctgtgctttttttttctttttcttttttttgctcGGGAAGAAAACGAATGTTGTTCCAAGTTCCAGGGCCTCCActcggaaaaaaaaactcaaaaggcCTTAATTAGGTGGTGAGTGACTTTTTTCCATCTCTCAAATGCGTGTCCGTCAGATATGTTTTGAGattcggttttttttttcttcgaggAGCACAAAATATAAAAAGTATAAGGAAAAAGCCTATCAAACCTCTCAAATTTGATTGTGCGGTCACATAGGGCATGTTTGATGGTTGACCCGAGCTAGATTTGCCTGAGCCTAAACATGCCTATCAGACTTAGGTGTCTAAAATCGAGCGTGTGAGCCCACAcgtctctctttttttattttaaaaagggtttttttttaccCAGCCTTCTctggaggttttttttttcgggGTTCAAGCTCGGGCCGGCGGCTCCTCCATAGAGTCTTTACTAACTGACCTACGGCTCCACAcgtccctctcctctctcccgcCGTTAGCCTGCTCATGCCCTTTTTTAACCAAACAACTACTTCCACACTATGCCTGAGTAGGCAAGCAGAATTGTGCCTGAGCAGACACTCTTTTTCCTCATGATGATGAGGGGTAGCAACCAAATATGCCCATGATACCTTGACAACATCtccaataatataattaattactAGCTACAATAGCTGTCCATGTCACATTGATAATACAATAGACTATCCCTTAAATGGATTAGCTATAATATACTTTCAAATTTAATTAGGGTCCAAATGTAATAGGGTGTATTAAAGTCTGCATGTATTTTGAAGAGTGTTATAGACTGATCACTAGTTAGTAGCTAGCTTTTCTCCCTTCTTATTCATTCCCTTGTCTATGTAGGAAAATGTCTAACGTAGGTcctcaaggaaaaaaaatatattcaactTATCACCTGGCAAAACCAGTTCAATCAACCTTATACGGTGGTTTTGCCACCATGGCAGCTGACGTGAACACCATAGGCTGATAAttatctatttatatttaaaatagTGGAAAGTATACTTTTTTCATTAACCTTTTCTTCTACTTTCTATTTGTCCCCTAATCATTAACATAAAATAGCTCCCActgtttaaaaataaataaaaaaagtggCAGCAATGTCATCGCCACATCGCAGTGCCTATTATATAAAGGAAGTGAAAAATGGAATACGAGAAGAAAATGATAGGTAAAAAACAACCTCCTCactgtttatttttttcattaccACGTGATAACCACATAAGCAGTCACGATAGAGAAACCATTTTTAAAATCACATATGGTTTGTATTGTAACACCCGTTTCTAAAATTCACTTATAATCCATCTCATCTATGAGGCATGGTCGTTCTAAAATTCACTTACAACCCATTTCATCTATGAGGCAGGGTCGTGTATACGTATAGCACCTCTATTATATTTTTGTCATCCCTTCGTGTAAAATAGTTAACCCGAAGATTCTATACTAGAGCACGAATGTTTATAAGTTAGCGTCAACCTATTTAAACTATCAAAATAGTATTTCCTCTATTTAGaaatagtatttttaggctTGTTattcaaaattagattttgattaaagttttctcataaaatatatcatttatagctacaaaacctatataatatgaaatcattttaaattgtaaacctagttgtataatttttatacactatatattcttataatttaattaaatattagttaaagtacacaaagtttattttttctaaaaaaatacacCTACTATTTCTAAACGGACGATGGAGTATTAAATCCATCACACCAGAATACTTAGACCACATATATCAAAAACAGAAACACTAATTGACTGATGTATTACATGTATTGATTCGGTTTTATAACATCGACATGCTGGATAGACTTTTTATTTCCTTAGTGGGTCATGTGGGCGCACCATGAAACTTCAGGGTTTAGATGAACTTTTTCCAACATAGAATGACACAAATTTGTGTGACTCTATTTGagttttaactaaaaaaatgcatatatgGAAACGTTATTGGCCGTGGAAAATTGTTCTGATGCCGTGTTCAAAGTATAACATAATCCGGTAATCCAAAACAATTAAATAAATCATAATCCCCGTCACCCGTTGTGCGAACATTTGAAACGGGAGACGACATGGCACAAGACGGCACGGCAGTTTTTCTCCGGCCCCGTCCCCTCCCCGTAACGATCCAAATGATCCGCACGCCACCGCCGATTCCGAACGAACCGCCCCCAAGTTAGACTGTGTCTAATGGATTCCCTTCAGGGgtcaaaatcccttcacgacgggattttcgttcccttcagtgcTCCAACGgatttccttcacggttcctgtCGCgagggattcccagggtcatttcCTTCAGCACGggtttctctctcctttccttcgcgattcccctcgaagggaagctgttggagatgagaggaaataaagaaaatgaaaatgggGAAGGTAATCggaaaatgaaggaaatattgTTGGGGACAGTCTTAGCTGTCCGCCTGTTGCTTCCTTCACGTAGTCACGTCTCCTCCTCCGCCCAGCAgcttcctcctcccctctcgCTAAGGAACCCTCTCCCGTCTCCGCCCCGCAAGCGCaacccctctcctcctccgcccagcagcttcctcctcccctcttGCTAAGGAACCCTCTCCCGTCTCCGCCCCGCAAGCGCaacccctctcctcctccctcgcACGCGTTCTGCGTTCCCGGAGGAAGACGAGATGTCGTACGCCTACCTCTTCAAGTACATCATCATCGGCGACACAGGTCCCTCCCCCCGCCGATCCCTTCCCGTTCCGTGATTGGATCCGCGCTGCTGCTGGGAGATGCATTCTATCCGCCCGGCCGCCCGGTCGCCTGCTTGTAAATTGTACTGACGGCTTTGCTTTGCTCGCCTTGGCTGCCGGTGACGCGCAGGTGTCGGCAAGTCGTGCCTGCTGCTGCAGTTCACCGACAAGCGCTTCCAGCCCGTCCACGACCTCACCATCGGCGTAGAGTTCGGCGCCAGGATGATCACCATCGACCACAAGCCCATCAAGCTCCAGATTTGGGACACGGTCGGTATCCTCCCTCCCTCCGCGACTTTCCGTCTTCCCTGTGCCACCAGTTAGGACGATCCTAGTTAGAATTGCTTGCTTGATTACTTATAGAACTTAAGCTACTCAAGTCCGGTTGGAAACTGGAATTTTGGATGTGCCAATTGCTGTAGCATACAATTTTTTTGGAGTTTGGAATTCAGAATGATAATTAGCGAATTTTTAGCGTTGCATCGGAACCATTGGACCGTTTGTTGATTTAGTTCTATGCTTGGTCCCCCTCTTGTGCTAAAAGTTAATATGGAATACCCACGTGGTCACATGCATCATTCATCTGATCTGATGTGGTTATCTTCTAACATTACAGGCAGGCCAAGAGTCATTCAGATCTATAACCAGATCATACTACAGAGGTGCTGCTGGCGCTCTTTTGGTTTATGATATCTCCAGGTATTTCCCCGACAAATTCAAAGGTGCTTCAGTAGTCTTTTTATGTGGATGGTTTCTGGAATCGTGCTGATGGCAGCATTCAAATCCTTGTTAAACCGACTTCAGGAGGGAGACTTTCAATCATCTTGCGAGCTGGCTGGAAGATGCGAGGCAACATGCCAATGCTAACATGACGATAATGTTGGTTGGGAACAAATGTGATCTGTCTCACAGACGTGCAGTGAGCTATGAGGAAGGCGAGCAGTTCGCAAAGGAACATGGTCTAATCTTCATGGAGGCATCTGCAAAAACCGCACAGAACGTTGAGGAGGTGATGCTTGATTCGTGGTGTGTCTATGTGCAGTTTAGAATATTTCCAAATTGCTCATCCATCTGAGTTTTGAAATGCAGGCATTTGTCAAGACTGCTGGATCTATATACAAGAAAATCCAAGATGGTGTCTTTGATGTATCTAATGAGGTAACTTTTGAATCTCAAACCATTTCTTTGCTCCGCTTactttgaaaaataaaataaaattagtgAGCTCCTTTGATGTTACTTTGAGCATCATTTACACAACTTCAGTACATTCTTAACCCATGTATTGCAGCTCAAAAGCCTTCCCTGAGAAAAAGCAGAATCACCCCTATTTTGATACAAG harbors:
- the LOC133889748 gene encoding ras-related protein Rab-2-B-like; amino-acid sequence: MSYAYLFKYIIIGDTGVGKSCLLLQFTDKRFQPVHDLTIGVEFGARMITIDHKPIKLQIWDTAGQESFRSITRSYYRGAAGALLVYDISRRETFNHLASWLEDARQHANANMTIMLVGNKCDLSHRRAVSYEEGEQFAKEHGLIFMEASAKTAQNVEEAFVKTAGSIYKKIQDGVFDVSNESYGIKVGYAVPGQSVGAGASSSQGGGCCS